GCGCGCTGCTGTGGTTGCTCGGCGGTCCGGCGTCGCTGACCGCGCTTCCGTTCGGACTGGCCGCCGCGTGCTTCTTGCCGCTCGGGTACACTGCCGAACGCCACTCGAGTGGTATCGTCCCGCTCGCTTTCGCCGCGTGTGCGGCGATTTTCCTGATCGGCGGCGCTGTCGCGCTGTCGCTGTTCGTCACGCCGGCCGGACTCGGCGTGTTCGTCTTCTGGTTCGTCCTGGGCGGCTGGGCCGCGATAGTCGCGGTCTTCGGCTACCCGCTGGCGCTCGTCGGCCGGCTCGTGGCGACCGACGCCGACTCGGCTGACGGAGCGGTGTAAGGATCCGATAGAAGACGAGGTCTTTCGAGCAGCTTACTGGTGGAGCGGCTGTTCCGCCATCTTCCGGCGCAACTCCTCGAGACGGCTTCGTGAAACGCCGTCCTCGAACTGCTGGATGAGCGTATACACTTCCGCTCGAGAGACCTTCACGTCGCCCTCGCGGACGACGTCCTCGGGGCGAGCCTGCAGTTCGCGCATCGTGCCGACCGCGAGCAGGTAGGGGATCGCCCACGCCGACAGGCGGTTGCCGTGTCGCTCCGGGACGATCTCGAGGTAGCGCTGGGCGTCGTCGAGGTACGTCTCCGCACGATTTGTGACGCGCTTGATGACGTTCGTGACGCCGCCGTGGTTGGCTTCGTGGGTTACGGCCTCGGCGTCGACGTTCTCCTCGGCGAGCCACTCGGCGGGGAGGTAGACGTTGTTCTCCTCGTGATAGTCGTCCTCGACGTCCTTGGCGATGTTGACCAGTTGGAGCAGGAGGGCGAAGGAGCGGGCGTTGTTCCGCATCTCCGTAGCTCGTTCCTCCGAAGCGCCGCGGGCGACCAGGCCCGTAATCAGGGTGCCGACGGTGCCGGCGGCGTACCAGCAGTACTCCTCGAGTTCTTCGAGGGTCTGCAGGCGTAGCCCGCCCTCGTCGGCGTAGCGGTCGGTGAACATGGCCATCCCGTCGACGAGTTCGCGGACGGGTTCGCGCATGATCTCGCGGGGTTCCTCGTCGAGCGAGTCGAAGGTGCGCAGGACGCGAGGAGTCTGGGCGACGACCTCCCAGTCGTCGGTTCGCTCATCGGGGATCCAGGGCTCGACGTCGTCCATGAACGCAGCCACCGGCTGCTCCGCGTCGGGATCGAGGAGTCGATCGTACGTCTCGAGGAGGTCGGTCTGCGTTTCCGGCGGGATGTGGCCTGCGTCCTCGATAGTGTCTGCAACACGACAGAGGAGATACCCCACGCAGATGTGTCTGGACATCGGCTCCTCGAGCCGATCGATCGTGATCGAAAAGGTCCGCGAAACACCGTGAACCGCGTCGTAACACCACTCCAGGTCGGCGTCAGTTGTGCAATCGTGCTGGCCGGTGGTCATCTACTCGCGTTTTCTTTGTCGCCACGCCGGAAAAATACCGTGGTCGGTTTATGTAGGGTGAGTTACACCTGTCGAGGATAGCGACAGTCGTCTCAACCGAGAGGTCGACGATAGTATCCGGCGTGACGCGCCGATCCGACGCTTCGCCGGTGGGGTGCCGGCACGGCCCGGCGAAACCTCTTTTCTGAGCAGGACCGAACCGTCCGTATGAACGACACCGTACTCGTTGCCGGCTCGCACGGCCCGACCGGTCAGCACGTCACGCGACTGCTCGCCGAACGCGACCGCACGCCGCGGGCGATGATCCGCGACGACTCGCAGACCGAGGAGATGGAATCGCTCGGCGGCGACCCGGTCGTCGCCGACCTGACCGAGCCCGACTCGCTCGAGCCCGCCGTCGAGGGCTGCGATGCCATCGTCTTCGCCGCGGGCTCCGACGGCGAGGACGTTTACGGCGTCGACCGCGACGGCGCGATCAACCTGATCGACGCCGCCGAGGACGCGGGCGTCGACCGGTTCGTCATGCTCAGTTCGATGGGTGCCGACGATCCCGAGTCGGGACCCGACCCGCTGTGGGACTACCTCATCGCGAAGGCCGAGGCCGACGAGTACCTCCGGCAGAGCGACCTTTCGTACACTATCGTCCGCCCCGGCGAGTTGACGACCGCGGACGGCACTGGCGAGATTCGAGCCGCCGACAGCCTCGAGATGGCCGACGGCGATATCCCGCGGGAAGACGTCGCCCGCGTACTCGTGACCGCGATCGACTTCGATCCCGTCTACGGCGAGACGGTCGAGATTCTGTCGGGCGACGAATCCATCGAATCGGCGCTCGAGGCGGTCGGGACGGCCGAATAGCGGAGGTGTCGTCGGTCGGATAGTGACTGCGGCGGCAGCTCGCGCTTCGTTTTTCCGGTCTCTCCGTGCTGTGCGATCCGCAGCGAGTGGTACAACGCGTATCGTGATGCTGTATATCAACCCGCATATGGAAAGAGTAATACCATATATTCATGATTAAACAGTTGGTATGCCAGCGGGAACAGACCAGACCCTTCGGCCGTTTCTGTGGCGCGCGAGCAAACTGTACGCCGACACGGAGATCGTCTCCCGGAACCACGACGGACTGCAGCGGTACACGTACGGCGAGTACGAGGACCGAACCTGCCGCCTCGCGAACGCCCTCGAGGAGCACGGGATCGAGCAGGGCGACCGCGTCGGGACGTTCTGCTGGAATCACTCGCGGCACTTCGAGACGTACTTCGCCGTCCCGTCGATGGGGGCGCAACTGCACACGATCAACCCGCTCCTCCCCGACGCGCACATCCGGTACATCGTCGACAACGCCGACGACGAACTGATCTTCGTCGATCAGTCCTTCGCGGGGAAACTCGCGGGCGCGGTCGAGGACGCCGACGACGAGTTCGACGGCGTCGACTTCGTCGTCATGGGGAGCGAGGCGTCCGATGCTCTCGAGGCGACGCCCTACGAGTCGTTCATCGAGGGCCACGACACGGAGTACGACTGGCCCGACGTCGACGAGGAACAGCCCGCGGGGATGTGTTACACCTCGGGGACGACCGGCGATCCGAAGGGCGTCGAGTACACCCAGCAGATGCTCTGGAGCCACACCATGGCCTCCCAGACACCGCAGGGGATTCCGATGGCCGACGACGACGTCGTCATGCCCGTGGTCCCGATGTTCCACGTCAACGCCTGGGGGATGCCGTTTACGGCGACCGCGGGCGGCGCGAAACAGGTCTTCCCCGGTCCCTCCCCTGAGCCCGCGGACCTCGCGGACCTCATCGAATCCGAGGGCGTGACGATCACCGCGGGCGTGCCGACCGTCTGGCTCGGCCTGATGGAGTACTGTTCGGAGAACGAGGTGGATCTCTCGGCGCTCGAGACCGTGATCGTCGGCGGCTCGGCGGCGCCGAAGTCGATGATCGAGTGGTTCGACGACCAGGGCGTCGAGGTGCTGCACGCCTGGGGGATGACCGAGACGGCGCCGATCGGCACGGTCTCGCACCTCAGGGCCGACCTGCAGGACGCCGACTACGAGACCCAGGTCGATAAGCGCAGCAAACAGGGACTCGTGATGCCCGGCCTCGAGTTCAGGGTGATCGGCGACGACGGCGAGGAGGTCGCCTGGAACGGCGAGGACTTCGGCGAACTGTGGATCCGCGGGCCGTGGGTGGCCACGGAGTACTTTAAGCGGCCGGAAGCCAACGAGGCGGAGTTCGAGGACGGCTGGCTCAAGACCGGCGACGTCGTCACCGTCGACGAGGACGGCTACGTCAAGATCGTCGACCGGGAGAAGGACGTCATCAAGTCCGGCGGCGAGTGGATCTCGTCGGTCGAACTCGAGAACGCGATCATGGCCCACGACGACGTCGCCGAGGCGGCCGTCGTCGGCGTGCCGCACGAGCGGTGGCAGGAGCGGCCGGTCGCGTTCGTCGTCCCCGCGGCGGACGCCGACCGCGAGACGCTGGTCGACGAAATCAAGGCAGAACTCGCCGACGAGTATCCGAAGTGGTGGCTCCCGGACGACGTCGAGTTCATCCAGGAGATTCCGAAGACGGCGACGGGCAAGTTCTCGAAGAAGGACATCCGCGAGGAGTACGCCGACGAGTCGCTCGTTGAAGGACGGGTTCCGGAGGAAGCCGCGCCGGACGACGACTGAAACTGAATCTCCCCACGGTCGGCGTCCAGTTTTTGCCGATCGGATCGACCGCGACGGAAACGGATAGCTATCGGAACGAACAGTAAAGGGCCACGGTTCCAAATACCACGGTATGGACTTCGCGCTCTCCCCCGAGCAGCAACAGATCCGGGACATGGTCGCCGAGTTCGTCGACGAGGAGGTCGTTCCCATCGCCGACGAGATCGACCACGACGACGAGTTCCCGCAGGATCTCATCGACGAGATGGCCGATCTCGGCCTCATGGGCATGCCGTTCCCCGAGGAGTACGGCGGCGCCGGCCTCGACTACCACTCCTACGCGATCGGCCTCGAGGAGATCTCCCGCGGCTCCGGCGGGCTGGGAACGATCGTCGCGGCCCACACCTCCCTTGCGGGGAACATGCTCTACAATTTCGGGACCGAGAGCCAGAAGGAGGAGTACCTCGTGCCGCTCGCGGAAGGACGCGACATCGGCGCGTTCGCGCTCTCGGAGGCGGGCGCGGGCAGCGACGTGCCGGCGATGGAGACGACCGCCGAAAAAGATGGCGACGAATACGTCGTCAACGGCGGCAAACTCTGGATCTCCAACGGCTCCGTCGCGGACACGATCACCCTGTTCGCGAAGACCGATCCCGAGGCGGGCAACAAGGGAATCTCGTCGTTCGTCGTCCGCCCCGAGGAGGACGACGGCTTCATCGTCGAGAACACGGAGGAGAAACTCGGCGACAAAGGGTGTCCCACGGCCGAGTTGCGGTTCGACGACATGCGCCTGTCCGAGGACCGCCTGCTCGGCGAAGAAGGCGAGGGCTTCGTCCAGGCGCTGAAGACCCTGAACGGCGGCCGCATCACGATCGCCGCCCGCGGCGTCGGCATCGCCCGCGCCGCCTTCGAGGCCGCCCGCGACTACGCCAACGAGCGCGAGCAGTTCGGCCAGCCGATCGGCGAGTTCCAGTCGATCAAGCACAAGCTGGCGGACATGGACACGAAGATCCAAGCCGCCAAGATGCTGATGCACAAGGCCGCGGACAAGAAGATCCGCGGCGAGAACTACATCAAGGACGCCGCCCAGGCCAAACTCTACGCCTCCGAAGTGAGCCGCGAGGTGGCCAACGAGGGCATCCAGATCCACGGCGGCTACGGCTACACGAAGGACTTCCCCGCCGAACGGTTCTACCGCGACGCCAAGCTCAACGAGATTTACGAGGGAACGAGCGAGGTGCTGCGGAACACGATCGGCGATCAGTTACTCGAGGAGTGACCGGCGACAACGCGGTAAGCGATCGAAAACGGCGATTGCGACCGCGGTGATGCGGTCGCACTACCGCGTCACATCCCCGCGAGGAGGATGTAAAAGAGTAGCACGACGGCAACGCCGAGCGCAACGTGACCTGCAACCCCGATCGCCGCGATGACGCCGGTGACTGCCCTGGTGATCGGGTGAATCTGTTCGCCGAAGACGTCCCGTTCGATGTCGGCGACGGCCATTGTGAATCCCCTCACGTGGAACGTGGGGCTACGCACGGACAAACCCCGCCGCTAATTCCCAGCGCGCGGAAGTTCGCCGGACTAGTCCCACGATATCAGGGGGATATATTAGCGACGCCGCAGGGTCACCGCGGCATCGAGCGCGATCGAGGGACCGCAGCGGATTCGGGATCGGTAGGCGTTAGGAGTCGACCGTCTCGCTCGAGGCGTCCGACTCGAGACACCCCCGGAGCCACTCGTAGTGGTCCTGCACCCGTCGCTCACCCTCGTCAGTAAGCCGATAGACGTCGTGAATGCCCTCCGTTCGTTCCTCGACGAAGCCCGCCTCGACCAGCGCCGAGAGCGACCCGTAGAACGACTTCGGGTCGATGCGGCCGTCGTAGTGGGACTCGAGGCGGGACTTCAGTTGCTGCCCGCGGAGCTCGCCGTCCTCGGCGGCGGAAAGCAGGACGCACATGTCTCGACGGCGGCCGCTCTGGAGCCACTTGCTCATAGTGGTTGAGTCGCGGGGGCGTCGCTCGAGCGTTACGGTTTCCGGTCTCGGTCGCACGACTCGGGGGGTTCGTCGGTGTCGCCGTCCGTCACTCGAGTTCACCGCGAGCGGCCGCCACGAGCGTCCGCACGATCCCGCCGACGGCGGCGACCGCCAGCACGGACGCGGCGCCGATCTCGAGGTGGGCGTCCCCGTTGACGCCGAGTTCGTGCCGGAGGAGGAACCACCGGCCGTCGGGGTGGCCGATTACGACGTCGCCCGAGCCGACCGCGAGCGAGCCCAGTACGGCGACGATGCCCAGTCCCACGAGGATCGCGAGCGTCCCGGCGGCGCCCGCGAGCAGCGTTGTGAGGACGACTGCGACGGGACGGCACTCGAGGGAGGAGGGCTGTCCGTCCGCGTTTTGGTCCGGTTCCGGGCCGTAGATCGCGAATCCCTGCACGCCGTCGCCGTCCGGAAGCTCGGTGACTCGGACGTCCGCGGGATACTGCAGCAGCGTCGCGGCCATCCAGAGATCGCCGATCGAGCCGGCCGCGTTCGTCGCGAGCGGGATCAGCCACACTGACGACGGGTAACCCAGCATGGCGGCGACGCCGAGGGTCGTGATCGAGACGAACGGCGCGAGCAACATCGCGAGCAGTTGATTCCGCGTAAAGTCGCCCCGCGTCTCGGCGTAGGCGTACGGCAGCACGAAGTACGAGACACCGATTCCGAAGCCGGGTGAATCGCCGTACCGGGTCATAACCAGCCCGTGAAGCGCTTCGTGGAGGACAATGACGAGCGCCACGAGACCGAGCGAGACGAGGAGCCAGAAGTGGACGGCCGGCGGCGTCGCCCGGATCACGATCGGCTCGAGGGAGTGGCCGCGGATCGCCGCCAAGACGCGAGCGAAGCAGTACGCGAAGACGAAGAAGCCGACCACCGCGGTCCCGAGCCACTGGAGGGCGACGCGTCGGGTGAGCCGAAACTCGGCGAGCGGGCGGGACCTGACGGACGCCGTCCGGGACACGTCTCCGACTCCCGACGGGGGCGAAAAAGCGGTATCGATCTCGCCTCGCCGGAACCGACAGTTTCCCGGTTCTGGACTCGCGAGTACGACCCATGACCGAGTCGGAGGACGAGGCGGAATCTGGTACGGAGACGGGAACGGAAGCGGCCGCCGAAGGCGAGTCGAACGGTACCGACGCCGACACGCGAACCGCCGAAACCGACGGGATCGCAGCGACCTACGAGGAGACCGGCGGCGAGCGAATCCTCGCGTTCGAGCGCACGGGCGCCGGCACCGGGCCGCGCGCGACCGCGGCAATCGCCCAGAACATCGAGGGCTACGCCATGCTGAAGGTCCGCCCGAGGCCCGACGGCGACGAACTCGAGCGCTACTACGGGTTCGACATGGCGCTCGACCACGCCGCGGAGCTACTCGGGGTCTCGCCGCACGACCTCCCGATCCCCGAAGCGGCCGAGGATATGGGAATGTGAGAGTCACGCACACCGACTGAATCGGGGGAAAGCGGGGGCGAAAGCGGGAATCATAAATACGCAGAGTCGAACGTTGCAGACGAGAATAGCCGTGGCAACCGACTCGTTTCCCCGCCCGATCGGGACGCACCGACGCTTCTCCGCACTGCTTACAGCGACCGCACTCGGCGTCTACCTCCTGTTGATCATCGGCGCGACGACGTCGATTACGGACGCCGCGTCGGCGTGTTCGACGTGGCCGACCTGCCACGCGCCGACCGACCCGCTGAACGAGACGCAACTCGCGATCGTCTGGGGCCACCGCATTGCGGCCCTCGTCGTCGGGCTGCTCGTCGCCGCGACGGCCGCCGTCGCCGTACTCGGCGACGCCACCGCCCGCGTTCGACGAACGCTGTTCGCCGCCGCCGCACTCTACGTGGTCCAGGTCGGCGTCGGCGCGGCCACCGCGACGCTCGGCGCCGACGCCATCGCACCCGGACTCCACCTCGGACTCGGCGTCGTCATCTTCGCCGGCGTCGTCCTCGCGCTCGCCTGGGACCTCGAGTTGACCACCGGCCGGGACGACGACGCGATCGCGACCGATCCGAGTATGGCGCCCGAACCGCTCGAGGAGAACGCGAGCGAGAAACGGGAGCTCCCCTCGAGTCCGCTCGCTCGCGCCCGGCTGACCGCGTACGCCTACTTCAAGATGATGAAGCCGCGGCTGATGTGGCTGCTCTGTCTCGTCGCCGCCGCGGGGATGGCCCTGGCCGCCGGCCCGTCGCTGGACGCGTACACGATCGTCGCCACGCTCGGCGGCGGCGTCCTTTCGATCGGCGCCTCGGGGACGTTCAATCACGTCCTCGAACGCGACATCGACCGGCGGATGTCCCGGACCGCGGATCGACCGCTGGCGACGGATCTGGTGCCGGTCCGGAACGCCTTGGCCTTCGGCGGCCTGCTGACGGTCGCCTCGCTCGGCGTCTTCCTGACGATCAACCGGCTCGCGGCGGCGCTGGGACTGGCCGCAATTTTGTTCTACAGCGTGGTCTACACGCTGCTTCTCAAGCCGAACACCGTCCAGAACACGGTCATCGGCGGCTTCGCCGGCGCGCTACCGGCGCTGATCGGCTGGGCGGCCGTCACCAACGAGATCGGGATTCCGGCGCTGGCGCTCGCGGGCGTCATCTTCCTCTGGACCCCGGCGCACTTCTACAACCTCGCGCTGGCGTACAAGGACGACTACGCCCGCGGCGGCTTCCCGATGATGCCGGTCGTTCGCGGCGAGACCGAGACCCGGAAACACATCGTCTACTACCTCGCCGCGACGCTCGTGAGCACGGTCGCGCTCGCGTGGCTCACCGACCTCGGGGCGATCTACGCCGCGACGGTCGCGATCTTCGGCGGAATCTTCCTCTGGGCGGCCGTCGTCCTCCACTTCGAGCAGACCGAAGCCGCCGCGTTCCGGTCGTTCCACGCTTCGAACGCCTTCCTCGGGGCGGTACTGGTCGCGGTACTGGTCGACGCGCTCGTACTGTAACTCACCCGCTCGCCCCGGCTTTGGCTCCGAGGCGCGCGTTGCGATGCTCCTAACTCGCTTCGCTCGCTAGAGCCGGGTAATGCATCGCCGTTCGTTTCTCGCCGCAACCGCCGGCACCGCCGCTGTCGGGCTCGCCGGCTGTACGTCGTTCCTCGAGGCGTCGATCCCCAGCGAACTCGAGGACGTCGACGCCGATCGCCAACTTCCGGTCCCGACGCTCGGCGACGGCGACGTCCCCGTCACCGTCTACGAGGACCTGGGCTGTCCCCACTGTCAGGAGTTTCAGGCCGACGTGTTCCCCACGCTCGAGTCCGACTATATCGAGCCGGGCGAGATCGAGTACCGCCACCGCGATTTCGTAGTGATGGCGTCGGAATCGTCCGCGGCACGGGCGAACGCCGCCCGCGCGGTACAGGCCGCCACTCAGACAGACGACGATCCGAACGGCCGATTTTTCGAGTACAAGCGCACGGTGATGCGCGACGATATCGGCAGCGCGGACGAACTGGCCGCGGCCGCCGAGGATGTCGGTGTCGACCCGTCGACCGTGACGGAGGCCCTCGAGGACGACACTTACTACCCGACGCTGGTCGCGGACTGGGAGCACGGCGAGGCGGAGGGAGTCGAGGCGACCCCGACGGTGTTCGTGGACGGCGAGCCGGTCGACGATTCGCAGGACGGAGAGTCGGTCGTCGCGGCGATCGAGGACGCGCTCGGCCGGTAGCAGTCTCCGGGTCGCATCTCTGCCCGGTCGGCTCGGTCACTCCACGGCCGACTCGAACGCGTTGATCGCGTCGTCGTCGCCCGCGAGCAACAGGCTGTCGCCAGCCTCGAGCGTGAACGTCGGCGACGCGTCGGGGTAGACCTCACCGGAGCGTTCGACGGCGATGAGCGTGCAGTTCGTTTCGGCGAGGGGAATGTCGGCGACTGTTCGTCCCGTAAGCGCCGGCGATTCGAACCGAACGATCTTCAGCTGGCGGTCGTAGGAGACGATCTCCTCGCGGAGGACGTCCAGCGCGAGCAGTCGGCCGCTGATGTCGGGCAGCGTGAGGACGTAGTCGGCGCCCGCTCGCCGAGCCTTCACCTCGTTGTCGGCGTCGTTCATCCGAACGATGATATCGAGGTCCGGCGCCAGTTCTCGAGCGACGAGCACCGAGAGGATCGCCGCCGCGTCGTCCTTGATCGCGACGACGAACGTCGTCGCGTCCTCGATCACGGCCTCCCGAAGGACGTCCTCGTCCGTCGCGTTGCCCACTACGTCGACACCCGCCTTCTCCTCGACGTCGACGACCGTACAGTCGACGTCGGTCGCACGCAGTTGCTCGCTGACCGTCGACCCGACCTCGCCGTGGCCGGCGATAACCACGGTTCCGTTCCGGCCGTGACTCGCGTAGGTCCGGGCCTCGAGGTCGCGCAACTCCCGTTCGCCGCCCGCGACGAGCAGGGTCGTTTCGTCGGTGATCACGGTGTCGGGCGCGGGCGAGCCGACGAACTCGCCGCCGGCCCAGAGGCCGACGATGGCCGCCGACTGGTTGTCGATCAGCCCGGCCTCCGCGAGCGTCATCCCGCAGATGGGGCTGTCCTCGAACACCGTGATCTCGACGAGTGCGAAGTCGTCCCCGAGGCTCGTCACGTCGCTCAGCCGCGGGTTGAGTTCGGTCTGGATCCGCTCGGTGATCCGCTGGGCCAGCAGGTGCCGCGGCGTCATCACGTCGTCGGCGCCGGCGTACCGCAGCGGCCGCTCGAGTGCGGGATCCTGACAGAGGGCGACGACCTGGATGCGTTCGGCACACTCTCTGACGGCGAGGACGGTACTCGCGGCGTCTTCGTCGCTGGTGTCGACGACGACCGAGGTCGCCGCGTCGACGGCGGCGCGCTCGAGCGTCTCGACGTTGTCGGGGTCGCCGTGAATCACCGAGACGCCAGCGTCGTCGAGGTCGAGCACCTCGTCGCGCGATTCGACGATGACGACGTAGTCGACGTCCCGCGTTTCGAGTTCGTCGATCAGCCGCTCGCCGCGGGCGCTGTAGCCGCAGACGACGACGTGGTCCTCTAACTCGACCGAGCGCGGAACCG
This portion of the Halopiger aswanensis genome encodes:
- a CDS encoding phytoene/squalene synthase family protein, with amino-acid sequence MTTGQHDCTTDADLEWCYDAVHGVSRTFSITIDRLEEPMSRHICVGYLLCRVADTIEDAGHIPPETQTDLLETYDRLLDPDAEQPVAAFMDDVEPWIPDERTDDWEVVAQTPRVLRTFDSLDEEPREIMREPVRELVDGMAMFTDRYADEGGLRLQTLEELEEYCWYAAGTVGTLITGLVARGASEERATEMRNNARSFALLLQLVNIAKDVEDDYHEENNVYLPAEWLAEENVDAEAVTHEANHGGVTNVIKRVTNRAETYLDDAQRYLEIVPERHGNRLSAWAIPYLLAVGTMRELQARPEDVVREGDVKVSRAEVYTLIQQFEDGVSRSRLEELRRKMAEQPLHQ
- a CDS encoding SDR family oxidoreductase; amino-acid sequence: MNDTVLVAGSHGPTGQHVTRLLAERDRTPRAMIRDDSQTEEMESLGGDPVVADLTEPDSLEPAVEGCDAIVFAAGSDGEDVYGVDRDGAINLIDAAEDAGVDRFVMLSSMGADDPESGPDPLWDYLIAKAEADEYLRQSDLSYTIVRPGELTTADGTGEIRAADSLEMADGDIPREDVARVLVTAIDFDPVYGETVEILSGDESIESALEAVGTAE
- a CDS encoding long-chain fatty acid--CoA ligase, encoding MPAGTDQTLRPFLWRASKLYADTEIVSRNHDGLQRYTYGEYEDRTCRLANALEEHGIEQGDRVGTFCWNHSRHFETYFAVPSMGAQLHTINPLLPDAHIRYIVDNADDELIFVDQSFAGKLAGAVEDADDEFDGVDFVVMGSEASDALEATPYESFIEGHDTEYDWPDVDEEQPAGMCYTSGTTGDPKGVEYTQQMLWSHTMASQTPQGIPMADDDVVMPVVPMFHVNAWGMPFTATAGGAKQVFPGPSPEPADLADLIESEGVTITAGVPTVWLGLMEYCSENEVDLSALETVIVGGSAAPKSMIEWFDDQGVEVLHAWGMTETAPIGTVSHLRADLQDADYETQVDKRSKQGLVMPGLEFRVIGDDGEEVAWNGEDFGELWIRGPWVATEYFKRPEANEAEFEDGWLKTGDVVTVDEDGYVKIVDREKDVIKSGGEWISSVELENAIMAHDDVAEAAVVGVPHERWQERPVAFVVPAADADRETLVDEIKAELADEYPKWWLPDDVEFIQEIPKTATGKFSKKDIREEYADESLVEGRVPEEAAPDDD
- a CDS encoding acyl-CoA dehydrogenase, which translates into the protein MDFALSPEQQQIRDMVAEFVDEEVVPIADEIDHDDEFPQDLIDEMADLGLMGMPFPEEYGGAGLDYHSYAIGLEEISRGSGGLGTIVAAHTSLAGNMLYNFGTESQKEEYLVPLAEGRDIGAFALSEAGAGSDVPAMETTAEKDGDEYVVNGGKLWISNGSVADTITLFAKTDPEAGNKGISSFVVRPEEDDGFIVENTEEKLGDKGCPTAELRFDDMRLSEDRLLGEEGEGFVQALKTLNGGRITIAARGVGIARAAFEAARDYANEREQFGQPIGEFQSIKHKLADMDTKIQAAKMLMHKAADKKIRGENYIKDAAQAKLYASEVSREVANEGIQIHGGYGYTKDFPAERFYRDAKLNEIYEGTSEVLRNTIGDQLLEE
- a CDS encoding PadR family transcriptional regulator gives rise to the protein MSKWLQSGRRRDMCVLLSAAEDGELRGQQLKSRLESHYDGRIDPKSFYGSLSALVEAGFVEERTEGIHDVYRLTDEGERRVQDHYEWLRGCLESDASSETVDS
- a CDS encoding DUF3267 domain-containing protein, translating into MSRTASVRSRPLAEFRLTRRVALQWLGTAVVGFFVFAYCFARVLAAIRGHSLEPIVIRATPPAVHFWLLVSLGLVALVIVLHEALHGLVMTRYGDSPGFGIGVSYFVLPYAYAETRGDFTRNQLLAMLLAPFVSITTLGVAAMLGYPSSVWLIPLATNAAGSIGDLWMAATLLQYPADVRVTELPDGDGVQGFAIYGPEPDQNADGQPSSLECRPVAVVLTTLLAGAAGTLAILVGLGIVAVLGSLAVGSGDVVIGHPDGRWFLLRHELGVNGDAHLEIGAASVLAVAAVGGIVRTLVAAARGELE
- a CDS encoding DUF7111 family protein; the encoded protein is MTESEDEAESGTETGTEAAAEGESNGTDADTRTAETDGIAATYEETGGERILAFERTGAGTGPRATAAIAQNIEGYAMLKVRPRPDGDELERYYGFDMALDHAAELLGVSPHDLPIPEAAEDMGM
- a CDS encoding heme o synthase — encoded protein: MATDSFPRPIGTHRRFSALLTATALGVYLLLIIGATTSITDAASACSTWPTCHAPTDPLNETQLAIVWGHRIAALVVGLLVAATAAVAVLGDATARVRRTLFAAAALYVVQVGVGAATATLGADAIAPGLHLGLGVVIFAGVVLALAWDLELTTGRDDDAIATDPSMAPEPLEENASEKRELPSSPLARARLTAYAYFKMMKPRLMWLLCLVAAAGMALAAGPSLDAYTIVATLGGGVLSIGASGTFNHVLERDIDRRMSRTADRPLATDLVPVRNALAFGGLLTVASLGVFLTINRLAAALGLAAILFYSVVYTLLLKPNTVQNTVIGGFAGALPALIGWAAVTNEIGIPALALAGVIFLWTPAHFYNLALAYKDDYARGGFPMMPVVRGETETRKHIVYYLAATLVSTVALAWLTDLGAIYAATVAIFGGIFLWAAVVLHFEQTEAAAFRSFHASNAFLGAVLVAVLVDALVL
- a CDS encoding thioredoxin domain-containing protein codes for the protein MHRRSFLAATAGTAAVGLAGCTSFLEASIPSELEDVDADRQLPVPTLGDGDVPVTVYEDLGCPHCQEFQADVFPTLESDYIEPGEIEYRHRDFVVMASESSAARANAARAVQAATQTDDDPNGRFFEYKRTVMRDDIGSADELAAAAEDVGVDPSTVTEALEDDTYYPTLVADWEHGEAEGVEATPTVFVDGEPVDDSQDGESVVAAIEDALGR
- a CDS encoding potassium channel family protein, with product MERWQRRAAKTLGGVAVLILVVSLLYHNAMAFVEGRSQSYFHSTQVVIETFTGTGYGSDSPWETPLGNLFVMVMDLSTFLFLFIVFPYVFQPILEQSLSRTVPRSVELEDHVVVCGYSARGERLIDELETRDVDYVVIVESRDEVLDLDDAGVSVIHGDPDNVETLERAAVDAATSVVVDTSDEDAASTVLAVRECAERIQVVALCQDPALERPLRYAGADDVMTPRHLLAQRITERIQTELNPRLSDVTSLGDDFALVEITVFEDSPICGMTLAEAGLIDNQSAAIVGLWAGGEFVGSPAPDTVITDETTLLVAGGERELRDLEARTYASHGRNGTVVIAGHGEVGSTVSEQLRATDVDCTVVDVEEKAGVDVVGNATDEDVLREAVIEDATTFVVAIKDDAAAILSVLVARELAPDLDIIVRMNDADNEVKARRAGADYVLTLPDISGRLLALDVLREEIVSYDRQLKIVRFESPALTGRTVADIPLAETNCTLIAVERSGEVYPDASPTFTLEAGDSLLLAGDDDAINAFESAVE